A portion of the Candidatus Korarchaeota archaeon NZ13-K genome contains these proteins:
- a CDS encoding ATP-binding cassette domain-containing protein, with the protein MLVKVEDVRMYFQIGAFGRKKLVRAVDGISIQLDRGEVLGIVGESGSGKST; encoded by the coding sequence ATGCTGGTCAAGGTGGAAGATGTAAGGATGTACTTCCAGATAGGTGCATTTGGCAGGAAGAAGCTTGTTAGGGCCGTGGACGGCATAAGCATCCAGCTGGACAGGGGAGAGGTGCTAGGAATAGTTGGCGAGAGCGGGAGCGGGAAGTCAAC